In a single window of the Xylanimonas protaetiae genome:
- the cas5e gene encoding type I-E CRISPR-associated protein Cas5/CasD — protein MTTLLLRLSGPMQAWGESSRFARRGTEKAPTKSGVIGLLAAARGLRRTDPLEELLSLRFGVRVDQPGRVERDFHTTRTADGTRSFPLTERFYLTDATFVAAVEGEQGLIDALDDALRHPAFPLYLGRRSCPPVGPVTLGTRDASLWAALHAEPWQAAPWWRRKQDARVDVEVLVDAAAVPPEEQAHTATEHHDEPVSFDPRLREYGWRSVSRTHVAVVNDQPRPPRAASHDPFAALGGA, from the coding sequence ATGACGACGCTGCTGCTGCGCCTGTCGGGACCCATGCAGGCGTGGGGCGAGTCGTCACGCTTCGCGCGGCGGGGCACCGAGAAGGCGCCCACCAAGAGCGGCGTCATCGGGCTGCTGGCCGCCGCGCGCGGCCTGCGGCGCACCGACCCGCTCGAGGAGCTGCTGTCGCTGCGGTTCGGCGTCCGCGTGGACCAGCCCGGACGGGTCGAGCGGGACTTCCACACGACCCGCACTGCCGACGGCACCCGGTCGTTCCCCCTGACGGAGCGGTTCTACCTCACGGACGCCACCTTCGTCGCGGCCGTCGAAGGGGAGCAGGGGCTCATCGACGCGCTCGACGACGCCCTGCGCCACCCGGCCTTCCCGCTCTACCTGGGGCGGCGCTCGTGCCCGCCGGTCGGCCCGGTCACGCTCGGCACGCGCGACGCGAGCCTCTGGGCTGCCCTGCACGCCGAGCCGTGGCAGGCGGCGCCCTGGTGGCGCCGCAAGCAGGACGCCCGGGTCGACGTCGAGGTCCTCGTCGACGCGGCCGCCGTCCCGCCGGAAGAGCAGGCGCACACCGCCACCGAGCACCACGACGAACCCGTGAGCTTCGACCCGCGCCTGCGCGAGTACGGGTGGCGGTCCGTCTCCCGTACCCACGTGGCGGTGGTGAACGACCAGCCTCGCCCGCCGCGCGCCGCCTCGCACGACCCGTTCGCCGCCCTCGGAGGAGCCTGA
- the cas7e gene encoding type I-E CRISPR-associated protein Cas7/Cse4/CasC, protein MTRTIVDLHVLQTVPPSNLNRDDTGSPKTAMYGGVRRARVSSQAWKRATRRDFAGHLDASELGTRTKRVVELLGEKIVALRPDTSVEDAQKAAAEVLGAVGITVKEPRGATKGTPAEAGYLVFLSAQQIAALADVAVAALDGGEKLDKKAAQALVKGKNSIDLALFGRMVADVTDLNVDAACQVAHALSTHAVETEYDYFTAVDDHKAADAEEDAGAGMIGTVEFNSSTLYRYATIDVDRLVDNLGDTEAASRAVGAFLRAFTTSMPTGKQNTFANRTLPDAVVVSLREDQPVSYVGAFEEPVRELVEGGRVKRSAERLAAYAGEIGDAYGVAPVRSWVVGVGAAGAALEGLGDRTSFDGVVQALTAAVTERTSA, encoded by the coding sequence GTGACCCGCACCATCGTCGACCTCCACGTCCTGCAGACCGTCCCGCCGAGCAACCTCAACCGCGACGACACCGGCTCTCCCAAGACGGCGATGTACGGCGGCGTGCGCCGCGCCCGCGTCTCGTCCCAGGCGTGGAAGCGCGCGACGCGCCGCGACTTCGCGGGGCACCTCGACGCCTCCGAGCTCGGGACGCGCACCAAGCGGGTCGTCGAGCTGCTCGGCGAGAAGATCGTGGCGCTGCGGCCCGACACGTCCGTCGAGGACGCGCAGAAGGCTGCCGCGGAGGTGCTCGGCGCCGTCGGCATCACCGTCAAGGAGCCGCGCGGGGCGACGAAGGGAACCCCGGCCGAGGCCGGCTACCTCGTGTTCCTCTCGGCGCAGCAGATCGCCGCGCTCGCCGACGTCGCCGTGGCCGCCCTCGACGGCGGCGAGAAGCTGGACAAGAAGGCCGCGCAGGCGCTGGTCAAGGGCAAGAACTCCATCGACCTGGCCCTGTTCGGCCGCATGGTCGCCGACGTCACGGACCTCAACGTCGACGCCGCATGCCAGGTCGCGCACGCCCTGAGCACCCACGCCGTCGAGACCGAGTACGACTACTTCACCGCCGTCGACGACCACAAGGCCGCCGACGCCGAGGAGGACGCGGGCGCCGGCATGATCGGCACCGTCGAGTTCAACTCGTCGACCCTCTACCGCTACGCGACGATCGACGTCGACCGCCTCGTCGACAACCTCGGCGACACCGAGGCGGCGTCCCGTGCTGTCGGCGCGTTCCTGCGTGCCTTCACGACGTCGATGCCGACCGGCAAGCAGAACACCTTCGCGAACCGCACCCTGCCCGACGCCGTCGTCGTCTCGCTGCGCGAGGACCAGCCCGTGTCGTACGTCGGGGCGTTCGAGGAGCCGGTGCGCGAGCTCGTCGAGGGCGGGCGCGTCAAGCGCTCGGCCGAGCGTCTCGCCGCGTACGCCGGGGAGATCGGCGACGCCTACGGCGTCGCGCCCGTGCGCAGCTGGGTGGTGGGCGTCGGTGCCGCCGGGGCCGCGCTCGAAGGGCTCGGGGACCGCACGTCGTTCGACGGCGTCGTGCAGGCGCTCACCGCGGCCGTCACCGAGCGCACGTCGGCATGA
- the casB gene encoding type I-E CRISPR-associated protein Cse2/CasB — MSTTVPETPTEQTPSPEEPRVHYREVGFLIQRRAATLQAGRHRSAVVATLARLRANAGKEPGTDPAIWSQTVDGVPGTPWGDGPTVQEWAVHTAMTLFATHQQSRDAGMHRPGVGLGQAVARLERKQGGAEDDRISSLRRRFDAAVTAATPDELAHHLRGLVTQLRGGDEGLDYGLLADDLVQFQQPGQAGDVRRRWARQLYHLDPRPDPRQDRDAAAAGDIPAPPTEEQQ, encoded by the coding sequence ATGAGCACCACCGTGCCCGAGACCCCGACCGAGCAGACCCCCTCCCCGGAGGAGCCGCGCGTCCACTATCGCGAGGTCGGCTTCCTCATCCAGCGCCGGGCCGCCACCCTCCAGGCGGGGCGCCACAGGTCCGCCGTCGTCGCCACGCTGGCGCGGCTGCGGGCAAACGCCGGCAAGGAGCCCGGCACCGACCCCGCGATCTGGTCGCAGACCGTCGACGGCGTCCCGGGAACGCCGTGGGGCGACGGCCCCACGGTCCAGGAGTGGGCGGTGCACACCGCAATGACGCTCTTCGCCACCCACCAGCAGTCGCGTGACGCCGGCATGCACCGCCCGGGCGTCGGCCTCGGGCAGGCCGTCGCCCGGCTCGAGCGCAAGCAGGGCGGCGCCGAGGACGACCGCATCTCGTCGCTGCGCCGGCGGTTCGACGCGGCCGTCACCGCTGCCACACCCGACGAGCTCGCCCACCACCTGCGCGGGCTGGTCACCCAGCTGCGCGGCGGCGACGAGGGGCTCGACTACGGGCTGCTCGCCGACGACCTCGTGCAGTTCCAGCAGCCGGGTCAGGCGGGCGACGTGCGCCGCCGCTGGGCTCGCCAGCTCTACCACCTCGACCCCCGCCCCGACCCTCGCCAGGACCGCGATGCAGCGGCCGCCGGCGACATCCCCGCCCCGCCCACCGAGGAGCAGCAGTGA
- the casA gene encoding type I-E CRISPR-associated protein Cse1/CasA, with the protein MTEPTEPRFNLVDEPWLPVIDAGGRQTEVSVRDAFRRSGELRRLVGDLPTQAFAHLRLLLAVLHRAVEGPADADHWAEVRDGWDATLARVDAYLDAVHDRFWLRHPTHPFLQVPDLRTAKDEVFGLSRIVCDGPGTSTFMTTRLGDNLETASWPEAARWLVHAHAFDVSGIHSGAVDDPRVSSGKGFGIGTGWAGQIGGVHLHGATLRETLLLNLIAPDEVGLLGGEDDLPAWERAPLGAAPEGWPAEVADVKSLTYRQPTGPVDLYTWPTRRIRLFGDDERCTGVVNAQGDRATPHNRFDVEPMTSWRYSPVQTKARGAHTYMPAKHDPERAFWRGLSALIPGMSEPAGAGLPSRRRSPAVIEWAVYLRRHGLLGAEQIDVQAVGIEYGSNESVYAELVADTLTLPTALLTEDGRPLADVAVLAVDCAEKAVFALGSLAQNVALAAGGASDDDGPRDRASAEAYDALDREFRRWVTSLRPGVEPAERRAVWQRAALGVVQTIARDVIAAAGPAALVGRTSGGQFRDVGIAERWFRKKLREVLPHAFEQAPTTAEQATTTEEVA; encoded by the coding sequence ATGACGGAGCCGACGGAGCCGCGGTTCAACCTCGTGGACGAACCCTGGCTGCCGGTGATCGACGCCGGCGGGCGTCAGACCGAGGTGTCGGTGCGAGACGCGTTCCGCCGCTCCGGTGAGCTGCGCCGCCTCGTGGGGGACCTGCCCACGCAGGCGTTCGCCCACCTGCGCCTGCTGCTCGCGGTGCTGCACCGTGCGGTCGAAGGCCCGGCCGACGCGGACCACTGGGCCGAGGTGCGCGACGGCTGGGACGCGACGCTGGCACGCGTCGACGCCTACCTCGACGCCGTCCATGACCGGTTCTGGCTGCGGCACCCCACGCACCCGTTCCTCCAGGTGCCCGATCTGCGCACGGCCAAGGACGAGGTGTTCGGGCTCAGCCGCATCGTGTGCGACGGGCCGGGCACGTCGACGTTCATGACGACGCGGCTCGGGGACAACCTCGAGACGGCATCCTGGCCCGAGGCCGCCCGCTGGCTGGTGCACGCGCACGCCTTCGACGTCTCCGGGATCCACTCTGGGGCAGTGGACGATCCCCGGGTCAGCAGCGGCAAGGGGTTCGGCATCGGCACCGGGTGGGCAGGCCAGATCGGGGGCGTCCACCTGCACGGTGCGACGTTGCGCGAGACGCTCCTGCTCAACCTGATCGCGCCCGACGAGGTGGGCCTCTTGGGTGGCGAGGACGACCTGCCAGCGTGGGAGCGAGCGCCGCTCGGCGCCGCGCCCGAGGGCTGGCCCGCCGAGGTCGCGGACGTCAAGAGCCTCACCTACCGCCAGCCCACCGGACCCGTCGACCTCTACACCTGGCCGACCCGACGGATCCGTCTCTTCGGCGACGACGAGCGCTGCACCGGCGTCGTCAACGCGCAGGGCGACCGTGCCACCCCGCACAACCGGTTCGACGTCGAGCCCATGACCTCCTGGCGCTACTCCCCGGTGCAGACCAAGGCGCGGGGCGCGCACACGTACATGCCCGCCAAGCATGATCCTGAGCGCGCGTTCTGGCGTGGCCTCTCCGCGCTGATTCCCGGGATGAGCGAGCCCGCAGGCGCCGGGCTGCCGTCCCGCCGCCGTTCACCGGCAGTGATCGAGTGGGCCGTGTACCTGCGCCGCCACGGCCTGCTCGGCGCCGAGCAGATCGACGTCCAGGCCGTCGGGATCGAGTACGGCAGCAACGAGTCCGTCTACGCCGAGCTCGTGGCCGACACCCTGACGCTCCCGACCGCTCTGCTCACCGAGGACGGGAGGCCGCTGGCCGACGTCGCCGTCCTCGCCGTCGACTGCGCCGAGAAGGCCGTCTTCGCCCTCGGGTCGCTCGCCCAGAACGTGGCGCTCGCCGCGGGCGGCGCCTCCGACGACGACGGCCCTCGCGACCGCGCGTCGGCTGAGGCGTACGACGCGCTCGACCGAGAGTTCCGCAGGTGGGTCACCAGCCTGCGCCCTGGCGTGGAGCCCGCTGAGCGGCGTGCCGTCTGGCAGCGCGCCGCGCTGGGCGTCGTCCAGACGATCGCCCGTGACGTGATCGCGGCCGCCGGGCCAGCCGCCCTCGTCGGCCGCACCAGCGGCGGGCAGTTCCGCGACGTCGGCATCGCCGAGCGCTGGTTTCGCAAGAAGCTGCGCGAGGTGCTGCCCCACGCGTTCGAGCAGGCACCCACCACCGCCGAGCAGGCGACCACCACCGAGGAGGTGGCATGA
- the cas3 gene encoding CRISPR-associated helicase Cas3': MVLSDPARSVWAKSWPMNRPEIEEWAPLWRHLRDAAAVAGRLWDEWLPRGVRDLIAKAAGGEDGGRTLVVFLAGVHDIGKATPAFAVQVGVLRDQMHQAGLTMPVAIPERSTMPHGIAGQVILERWLGLRHGWRVRDAATLGSVVGGHHGVTPGVMDLERSRAARSTGGHLTPSGELLGVGTWEAVQDELLDHVAEHVGASEHLVGDAWKGLPTTVLALALSLVVVADWLSSNADLFPLTPVGSRRPLDQPGDDDEARLAAAWGRVHLPRPWDTLDVAATADELLATRFELSEGAKARPVQIAVVEAARTMDPAGILVVEAPMGEGKTEAAMLAAEVLAARTGAGGVLVALPTQATADAMFRRVMRWITRLGAPTAVGSALVPDGGDDAERRSVFLAHGKAWLNPEYAAVPRGASTARDVGRDADGGRAAASQALGGAYVDGWMNGRRKGVLADFVVGTIDQVLFGALQSRHVALRHLALARKVVILDEVHSFDAYMNTYLERALEWLGAYRVPVVALSATLPPSLRDRLVEAYRRGAQAVDRPARRGWSRRAPGAVPGVASGVVPGVASVVAPAVVPGAAADEVSPQTQPAPSSAASSPAPSSSVVTSLEGGVPVSRAVDGTSRPRRVLLETGPGDDDGVVAQVADAVRDGGCVLVVRNTVKRAQETYRALAAELGDDATLLHSRFLAGDRKVREAALVEQLGPPPEGGTRGKRPRRLVVVATQVVEQSLDVDFDLLVTDLAPTDLLLQRIGRLHRHERPADHRPPGLSEARCVVVGADWATSPVELPRGSVAVYGRHLLLRAAAQVLRVAGVSWAIELPVDIAPLVAEAYEEAPLGPADWQAGMAEAALVDQQGRSAAESRARTFRLPPPRARGDLVGWLDGSVGEADTGDGKAQVRDSEDSFEVIVVQQDSGGQWRLPDWLEGEHRGVAGESVPMGEVPRLAARRALAAATVRLPGHVARGKQGDDVLEHLESLVVDAWQTSPDLAGQLVLPLDATRRATIPGFVVTYDPQTGLDVEEVR; this comes from the coding sequence ATGGTGTTGAGCGACCCCGCTCGGAGCGTGTGGGCCAAGAGCTGGCCCATGAACCGCCCCGAGATCGAGGAGTGGGCGCCGCTGTGGCGGCATCTGCGCGACGCCGCCGCCGTGGCCGGACGGCTCTGGGACGAGTGGCTCCCGCGCGGGGTGCGCGACCTGATCGCCAAGGCGGCGGGCGGCGAGGACGGGGGCCGGACGCTCGTCGTGTTCCTCGCAGGCGTGCACGACATCGGGAAGGCGACCCCTGCGTTCGCCGTCCAGGTCGGCGTGCTGCGCGACCAGATGCACCAGGCTGGTCTCACTATGCCGGTGGCGATCCCGGAGCGTTCTACGATGCCGCACGGGATCGCCGGTCAGGTGATCCTCGAGCGCTGGCTCGGGCTCCGTCACGGCTGGCGGGTGCGGGACGCCGCGACGCTCGGCTCCGTCGTCGGCGGGCACCACGGGGTCACCCCGGGGGTCATGGACCTCGAGCGCTCGCGCGCCGCGCGCTCGACGGGCGGCCACCTCACGCCGTCGGGCGAGCTCCTCGGCGTCGGCACGTGGGAGGCCGTCCAGGATGAGCTCCTCGACCACGTCGCGGAGCACGTCGGTGCCTCGGAGCACCTCGTCGGGGACGCGTGGAAGGGACTGCCCACCACGGTCCTCGCACTCGCGCTGAGTCTCGTCGTCGTCGCCGACTGGCTCTCCTCCAACGCCGACCTCTTCCCCTTGACACCCGTCGGCAGCCGCCGGCCACTCGACCAGCCCGGGGACGACGACGAGGCACGGCTCGCCGCCGCCTGGGGCCGGGTCCACCTGCCCCGCCCGTGGGACACCCTCGACGTCGCCGCGACGGCAGACGAGCTCCTCGCCACCCGCTTCGAGCTCTCGGAGGGCGCGAAGGCCCGCCCCGTCCAGATCGCCGTCGTCGAGGCGGCCCGCACGATGGACCCCGCCGGCATCCTCGTGGTCGAGGCACCCATGGGCGAGGGCAAGACCGAGGCGGCCATGCTCGCCGCCGAGGTGCTCGCCGCGCGCACCGGCGCCGGCGGCGTGCTCGTCGCGCTGCCCACCCAGGCCACCGCCGACGCCATGTTCCGCCGCGTCATGCGATGGATCACCCGGCTCGGCGCGCCCACCGCCGTCGGGTCCGCTCTGGTGCCCGACGGCGGGGACGACGCCGAGCGGCGGTCCGTGTTCCTCGCGCACGGCAAGGCGTGGCTCAACCCCGAGTACGCGGCGGTCCCGCGTGGGGCGTCCACGGCCCGCGACGTCGGCCGCGACGCGGACGGCGGCCGGGCGGCGGCGTCGCAGGCGCTGGGCGGCGCCTACGTGGACGGCTGGATGAACGGCCGACGCAAGGGCGTGCTCGCCGACTTCGTCGTGGGCACCATCGACCAGGTGCTCTTCGGGGCGCTGCAGTCGCGGCACGTGGCCCTGCGGCACCTGGCGCTCGCCCGCAAGGTCGTGATCCTCGACGAAGTGCACTCCTTCGACGCCTACATGAACACCTACCTGGAGCGTGCCCTCGAGTGGCTCGGCGCGTACCGGGTGCCCGTCGTCGCGCTCTCCGCGACGCTGCCGCCCTCGCTGCGCGACCGGCTCGTCGAGGCGTACCGGCGTGGTGCGCAGGCCGTCGACAGGCCGGCGCGTCGCGGCTGGTCGCGGCGGGCGCCGGGCGCGGTTCCTGGCGTCGCTTCGGGCGTCGTTCCTGGCGTCGCGTCCGTCGTCGCTCCTGCTGTCGTCCCCGGCGCCGCTGCCGACGAGGTGTCCCCGCAGACCCAGCCCGCTCCGTCGTCGGCCGCCTCGTCGCCCGCGCCGTCGTCGTCCGTCGTGACGTCGCTGGAGGGCGGGGTCCCGGTGTCGCGGGCGGTCGACGGGACGTCCCGCCCGCGACGGGTCCTACTGGAGACCGGGCCCGGCGACGACGACGGCGTCGTCGCCCAGGTCGCCGACGCGGTGCGCGACGGCGGGTGCGTGCTGGTGGTCCGCAACACCGTGAAGCGTGCGCAGGAGACGTACCGGGCGCTCGCGGCCGAGCTCGGCGACGACGCGACGCTGCTGCACTCACGGTTCCTGGCCGGCGACCGCAAGGTCCGCGAGGCGGCGCTGGTCGAGCAGCTTGGCCCGCCGCCGGAGGGCGGCACGCGAGGGAAGCGCCCCCGGCGGCTCGTCGTGGTCGCGACGCAGGTGGTCGAGCAGAGCCTCGACGTCGACTTCGACCTGCTCGTGACCGACCTTGCGCCCACCGACCTGCTCCTCCAGCGCATCGGACGACTGCACCGGCATGAGCGGCCGGCGGACCATCGCCCGCCAGGGCTGAGCGAGGCGCGCTGCGTCGTCGTCGGGGCGGACTGGGCGACGTCGCCAGTCGAGCTGCCGCGCGGATCCGTCGCGGTGTACGGCAGGCATCTGCTGCTGCGGGCTGCGGCGCAGGTGCTGCGCGTCGCCGGTGTCTCATGGGCGATCGAGCTGCCCGTGGACATCGCTCCGCTCGTTGCCGAGGCCTACGAGGAGGCGCCCCTCGGCCCGGCGGACTGGCAGGCGGGCATGGCCGAGGCTGCACTCGTGGACCAGCAGGGCCGATCCGCTGCCGAGTCCCGGGCTCGCACCTTCCGGCTGCCCCCGCCGCGGGCGCGCGGAGACCTGGTGGGCTGGCTCGACGGGAGCGTCGGCGAGGCGGACACAGGTGACGGCAAGGCGCAGGTGCGCGACAGCGAGGACTCGTTCGAGGTGATCGTCGTCCAGCAGGACTCGGGCGGTCAGTGGCGGCTGCCGGACTGGCTCGAGGGTGAGCACCGCGGGGTTGCGGGGGAGTCGGTGCCGATGGGTGAAGTTCCTCGCCTGGCCGCCCGCCGGGCCCTCGCCGCCGCTACGGTGCGTCTGCCCGGCCACGTTGCCCGAGGCAAACAGGGAGATGACGTGCTGGAACACCTCGAGTCGCTGGTCGTCGACGCCTGGCAGACGTCACCGGACCTGGCAGGCCAGCTCGTGCTGCCGCTCGACGCCACCAGGCGCGCGACCATCCCCGGCTTCGTGGTGACCTACGACCCGCAGACCGGTCTCGACGTGGAGGAGGTCCGATGA
- a CDS encoding FtsX-like permease family protein has translation MNATWTSARAAVSVHRVSMVGSALVVACSAALLTATGAWLEVGVRGAGDLAGSMLLAVASSFAGTAVLIALLVVSSTFTVALRPRAREFALLRAVGATVGQVRRLVAAEVLVVAAVAAPLGVVLGLLLAPRLTGTLAAAGVVPAGFTMALSPWPALATLALLVPTALGAARLAGRESARLDPAGAVRASAVEAAALSRGRARTAVTLAVVGLAVAIAPFVAPGTLGAAGSSLGAVVLVLAAALAGPVLVRWAAQRALATAGSRVGAVGALALANAHGFSRRLTGAIVPLALLLALGTVQSGASSAMADAAETQVREGITADLVVQGGEGGGVQASVVAALPGVVSTGVTTVIPATVQIDQEDEDVPVLGALAWEAAALRTVPLQGGYLDPGVVSGSLVDLAGERAIAVSRDAALGVAGVGDPVDVRVDGVETQYTIVALYERGLGLGDYLVGAVPPGASVADSDPTLLVQVARDADRVRAAIAATGLAVTDVEGYAQEVRADADRRQDLSTWLLLALLALVAVMAANTLVMVTRSRREELGLLRRTGATRRQLMGMVVIESSLTTLTAVVVGLACALPALVGVGQGLLGVPVPVVDPAVTGALVGVVVLIGMVVPTAAVLGATTRSRWSQTSRAR, from the coding sequence ATGAACGCCACCTGGACCTCCGCCCGCGCGGCCGTCAGCGTCCACCGCGTCAGCATGGTGGGCAGCGCGCTCGTCGTCGCGTGCTCGGCCGCGCTGCTCACCGCGACCGGCGCCTGGCTCGAGGTGGGCGTCCGCGGCGCCGGCGATCTCGCCGGGTCGATGCTCCTGGCCGTCGCGTCGTCGTTCGCGGGCACCGCCGTGCTGATCGCGCTGCTCGTGGTCTCGTCCACCTTCACCGTGGCGCTGCGGCCACGGGCACGCGAGTTCGCGCTGCTGCGCGCCGTCGGCGCGACGGTCGGGCAAGTACGCCGGCTCGTGGCGGCCGAGGTGCTCGTCGTCGCCGCGGTCGCGGCACCGCTCGGCGTCGTCCTCGGGCTGCTGCTCGCACCGCGCCTGACCGGGACGCTCGCCGCCGCGGGCGTCGTGCCCGCCGGGTTCACGATGGCGCTCTCGCCGTGGCCCGCTCTGGCCACCCTGGCGCTCCTGGTTCCCACGGCGCTCGGGGCGGCGCGCCTCGCCGGCCGCGAGAGCGCGCGGCTCGACCCCGCGGGTGCGGTGCGCGCCTCCGCCGTCGAGGCGGCCGCGCTGTCACGTGGGCGCGCGCGGACCGCCGTCACGCTCGCCGTCGTCGGGCTGGCCGTGGCGATCGCCCCGTTCGTCGCGCCCGGGACGCTCGGCGCCGCCGGCTCGTCGCTGGGCGCCGTCGTGCTTGTCCTCGCCGCTGCCCTGGCCGGGCCTGTCCTCGTGCGGTGGGCGGCGCAGCGCGCGCTCGCGACGGCGGGGTCCCGCGTGGGCGCCGTGGGTGCGCTGGCCCTGGCCAACGCCCACGGGTTCTCCCGCAGGCTGACCGGCGCGATCGTGCCGCTGGCCCTGCTCCTCGCGCTCGGCACCGTCCAGTCGGGGGCGAGCTCGGCGATGGCCGACGCCGCCGAGACGCAGGTCCGCGAGGGCATCACCGCGGACCTCGTCGTGCAGGGCGGGGAAGGGGGCGGCGTGCAGGCGTCCGTGGTCGCGGCGCTGCCCGGCGTCGTGTCGACGGGGGTGACGACCGTGATCCCCGCGACGGTCCAGATCGACCAGGAGGACGAGGACGTCCCCGTCCTTGGCGCCCTGGCGTGGGAGGCGGCGGCGCTGCGGACCGTGCCGCTCCAGGGTGGCTACCTCGATCCCGGGGTGGTGTCCGGCTCCCTGGTCGACCTTGCGGGGGAGCGCGCGATCGCCGTCAGCCGCGACGCCGCACTGGGCGTGGCCGGTGTCGGAGACCCGGTGGACGTGCGCGTCGACGGCGTCGAGACCCAGTACACGATCGTCGCCCTGTACGAGCGCGGTCTCGGTCTCGGCGACTACCTGGTCGGCGCAGTCCCGCCGGGTGCGAGCGTCGCGGACTCCGACCCGACCCTGCTGGTGCAGGTGGCCAGGGACGCCGACCGGGTACGTGCCGCGATCGCCGCCACCGGGCTCGCGGTGACCGACGTCGAGGGGTACGCCCAGGAGGTCCGGGCCGACGCCGACCGCCGGCAGGACCTCTCGACCTGGTTGCTGCTCGCCCTGCTCGCGCTCGTCGCCGTCATGGCCGCCAACACGCTCGTCATGGTCACCCGGTCGCGGCGGGAGGAGCTCGGGCTGCTGCGCCGCACCGGCGCGACGCGTCGGCAGCTCATGGGCATGGTCGTCATCGAGTCGTCGCTGACCACCCTGACGGCCGTCGTCGTCGGGCTGGCCTGCGCGTTGCCAGCGCTCGTGGGCGTCGGGCAAGGGCTGCTGGGCGTGCCGGTGCCCGTCGTCGACCCCGCTGTGACCGGTGCGCTGGTGGGGGTCGTCGTGCTCATCGGCATGGTGGTCCCGACGGCGGCCGTGCTCGGCGCGACGACGCGGTCACGCTGGTCGCAGACGAGTCGTGCGCGTTGA
- a CDS encoding ABC transporter ATP-binding protein — protein sequence MTYAPLASPPVTRAVEPAVRLVQVRRTYRDGGGAVDALGGVSLDLAPGSFTAIMGPSGSGKSTLLNCAAGLDTPTSGAAVIGGINLTTLSPDAVTRLRRDRVGFVFQAYNLVAHLTVAENVALPLTLAGRAPDDRLRRYLMHAVGLEGMEHRLPGELSGGQAQRVAIARALVTRPAVVFADEPTGALDSHTGAQVLDVLRTTATALGQTLVVVTHDAHVAAAADRVLFLADGRLAGWLEAPTADEISARMTELGR from the coding sequence GTGACCTACGCCCCGCTCGCCTCACCGCCCGTGACCCGCGCCGTCGAGCCTGCCGTCCGGCTCGTACAGGTGCGGCGCACCTATCGCGACGGCGGTGGCGCCGTCGACGCCCTCGGCGGGGTGTCGCTCGACCTCGCCCCGGGATCGTTCACCGCGATCATGGGACCGTCGGGCTCCGGCAAGTCGACGCTGCTGAACTGCGCGGCAGGGCTGGACACCCCGACCAGCGGCGCGGCGGTGATCGGCGGCATCAACCTGACCACGCTCTCCCCGGACGCCGTCACCCGTCTGCGCCGCGACCGCGTCGGGTTCGTGTTCCAGGCGTACAACCTGGTCGCGCACCTCACCGTCGCGGAGAACGTCGCCCTGCCGCTGACGCTCGCCGGGCGCGCGCCTGACGACCGCCTGCGCCGCTACCTCATGCACGCCGTCGGGCTGGAGGGTATGGAGCACCGGCTGCCGGGCGAGCTGTCGGGCGGGCAGGCGCAGCGCGTCGCGATCGCCCGCGCGCTCGTCACCCGGCCCGCCGTCGTCTTCGCCGACGAGCCCACCGGGGCACTCGACTCCCACACCGGCGCGCAGGTGCTGGACGTGCTGCGCACGACGGCGACCGCGCTCGGGCAGACGCTCGTCGTCGTCACCCACGACGCGCACGTCGCAGCCGCAGCCGACCGCGTGCTCTTCCTCGCGGACGGCCGGCTCGCCGGCTGGCTCGAGGCACCGACCGCCGACGAGATCAGCGCCCGCATGACGGAGCTGGGCCGATGA
- a CDS encoding response regulator, giving the protein MIRVIIADDQPLARAGLAALLAAEPDIDVVGTAADGDQAVALAKELAPDVVCLDVRMPGRDGISAARELCGPDVENPVPVLVLTTFDLDEYVFGALEAGASGFLLKDAEPDEIVHAVRQVAAGRGTLDQTLTHRVIREFADRRRLQPVTLRRAADLLTARENDILLLLAQGMSNEEIAARLVVEVSTVKSHLARIMPKLGVRSRLQAVVWAYQNRVVTVVED; this is encoded by the coding sequence GTGATCCGCGTCATCATCGCCGACGACCAGCCGCTCGCCCGCGCGGGCCTCGCCGCGCTGCTCGCCGCCGAACCCGACATCGACGTCGTCGGGACCGCTGCCGACGGCGACCAGGCCGTGGCGCTCGCAAAGGAGCTGGCCCCCGACGTCGTGTGCCTCGACGTCCGCATGCCCGGGCGCGACGGCATCAGCGCCGCCCGGGAGCTGTGCGGCCCCGACGTCGAGAACCCCGTCCCCGTGCTGGTGCTCACCACGTTCGACCTCGACGAGTACGTTTTCGGGGCGCTCGAGGCCGGCGCGTCCGGGTTCCTGCTCAAGGACGCCGAGCCCGACGAGATCGTGCACGCCGTCCGGCAGGTCGCCGCCGGGCGCGGCACCCTCGACCAGACGCTCACGCACCGCGTGATCCGCGAGTTCGCCGACCGGCGCCGCCTGCAGCCCGTGACCCTCCGGCGGGCCGCGGACCTGCTGACCGCGCGCGAGAACGACATCCTGCTGCTGCTCGCGCAGGGCATGTCCAACGAGGAGATCGCCGCGCGGCTCGTCGTCGAGGTCTCCACCGTCAAGTCGCACCTCGCCCGCATAATGCCGAAGCTCGGGGTGCGCTCGCGGCTTCAGGCCGTCGTCTGGGCGTACCAGAACCGGGTCGTCACGGTCGTCGAGGACTGA